From Daucus carota subsp. sativus chromosome 6, DH1 v3.0, whole genome shotgun sequence, the proteins below share one genomic window:
- the LOC135147330 gene encoding uncharacterized protein LOC135147330 produces MHLKYCRYPMANNSNNFSVRSVLEKDKLTGTNFLDWQRNLRIVLKQERKLYVIDIPRPTPLAEGSTRAQHTAYQKHIDDDTDVQCLMLATMSAELQKQHENMDSYDMIEHLKRMFEGQARQERFDTFKSLNACKQGERDPVGPHVLKMIGYIDYLEKLGAPIGPEHQIDLILQSLNNNYSQFVMNYNMNEINKNPAELLAMLKTAETNIQKVSPTPILMVNKGKAKGKGKWKGKKKMGSNSNANPKPGPTKALKPKGGVQKDGDCHYCKKPGHWKRNCHAYLEDLKKKKAAAASDSGTTGK; encoded by the exons atgcatttgaaatattgtagatatccaatggcaaataattcaaacaacttctctgtacgatcagtccttgagaaggacaagctgacaggaaccaacttccttgactggcaaaggaatttgaggattgtcctcaaacaagagcgcaagctctatgtcatagatattcctcgccctacacctctcgctgaaggatcaacccgtgctcagcatactgcttatcagaagcatatcgatgatgacacggatgttcaatgtctcatgttagcgaccatgagtgctgaacttcagaaacaacatgagaatatggattcttatgatatgattgagcaccttaagcgtatgtttgagggacaggctcgtcaggagaggtttgatactttcaaatctttgaatgcttgtaagcagggtgaacgtgatccggtaggaccgcatgttctgaagatgatagggtatattgattatcttgaaaaattgggtgccccgattggtccggagcaccaaattgatctgatcttgcaatctctaaacaataactattctcagtttgtaatgaattacaatatgaatgagataaacaagaaccccgccgaattgttggcaatgttgaaaactgctgaaaccaacattcagaaggtgtcccctactcccatattgatggtgaataaggggaaggccaaaggaaagggtaaatggaaaggcaagaagaagatgggatCTAATTCTAATGCCAATCCGAAACCTGGTCCGACTAAGGCCTTGAAACCGAAAGGTGGTGTTCAGAAGGATGGTGATTGTCACTATTGCAAGAAACCAGGTCATTGGAAGAGGAActgtcatgcttatttggaggatctgaagaagaagaaggctgctgccgcttctgattcag GAACTACAGGGAAGTAG